A stretch of the Pseudosulfitobacter pseudonitzschiae genome encodes the following:
- a CDS encoding ABC transporter ATP-binding protein → MQEIVLDVRNLSTGFVTARGLLQAVDDVSFTLRRGQTLAIVGESGSGKSVLSRTILGLLPAHAQTAPQAWVALNGRLLGGLSERGLRGIRGREIAIVFQDPMTSLNPTLTIGKQICEVLRIHLGMSRARARSRAIELLASVGMPQPDARIGQYPHQLSGGMRQRVAIAIALAAEPDVLIADEPTTALDVTVQADILDLLQRQVRERNMAMILITHDMGVVASRADDVMVMYAGRVVEQAPVRSLFHDTRMPYTAALMASIPRLSAPVGTLETIGGRPPDLIDPPPGCAFAPRCRFADTRCHAQRPDLSGDSHRFACWNPLTRKEVA, encoded by the coding sequence ATGCAGGAAATCGTCCTTGATGTCCGCAACCTCAGCACAGGATTTGTGACCGCACGTGGCCTGTTGCAGGCTGTCGATGATGTATCGTTCACATTGCGGCGGGGGCAGACCCTTGCGATTGTCGGCGAAAGCGGGTCGGGAAAGTCGGTCCTGTCACGCACCATTCTGGGCCTGCTGCCGGCCCATGCCCAAACCGCGCCACAAGCGTGGGTGGCGCTGAACGGGCGTCTTTTGGGCGGGCTGTCCGAACGCGGATTGCGAGGGATCAGGGGGCGCGAAATAGCCATCGTGTTTCAGGACCCGATGACGTCGCTGAACCCGACGCTAACCATCGGCAAACAGATTTGCGAAGTTTTGCGCATCCATCTGGGCATGTCCCGCGCCCGGGCGCGCAGCCGCGCGATTGAACTGCTCGCCTCGGTCGGGATGCCCCAGCCCGACGCACGGATAGGGCAGTACCCCCATCAGTTGTCTGGCGGGATGCGCCAGCGCGTGGCCATCGCCATCGCATTGGCCGCAGAACCCGACGTTCTGATCGCGGACGAGCCGACAACCGCGCTGGACGTGACGGTCCAGGCTGACATTCTGGACCTGTTGCAACGTCAGGTGCGCGAACGAAACATGGCCATGATCCTGATCACCCACGACATGGGGGTCGTCGCGTCGCGGGCCGATGATGTCATGGTAATGTATGCGGGCCGCGTGGTTGAACAGGCGCCGGTGCGGTCGCTGTTTCACGACACGCGAATGCCCTACACCGCCGCCCTGATGGCCTCGATCCCGCGGCTCAGCGCACCGGTCGGAACGCTTGAAACCATCGGCGGTCGCCCCCCGGACCTGATTGATCCGCCGCCTGGGTGCGCCTTTGCGCCGCGCTGTCGCTTTGCGGACACGCGATGCCACGCACAACGGCCCGACCTGTCTGGCGACAGCCACCGCTTTGCCTGTTGGAACCCTCTGACCCGCAAGGAGGTCGCATGA
- a CDS encoding ABC transporter ATP-binding protein translates to MNVQTPDPARMQAQSPIPSQPATQSAALDVQNLNVVYPLAGGRHVQAVTDLSFSVAAGQTLGLVGESGCGKSSAARAVMQLPRPTAGKVLLGDVDLVKLKGAELQAARRRFQMIFQDPIASLNPRQTVRQILASPLEIAGERETAQVRDDRIVAILDLVGLNGAQALTRRPHEFSGGQCQRISIARALIMRPDLLVCDEAVSALDVSVQAQTLNLLAELKQAFGLTMLFISHDLAVVRHVSDRVAVMYLGMMCELSDATALYQSPAHPYTRALIASVPDPDPDALRTSPQLVQGELPSPMDPPSGCRFRTRCPLASARCAAEIPVMRQVAPGQQVACHHPLI, encoded by the coding sequence ATGAACGTCCAGACGCCCGATCCAGCCCGTATGCAGGCCCAGTCACCAATCCCGTCACAACCCGCGACACAGTCCGCCGCGCTGGATGTGCAGAACCTGAACGTGGTCTACCCGTTGGCTGGTGGGCGACACGTTCAGGCGGTCACCGATCTGTCGTTCTCGGTCGCTGCGGGGCAGACCCTCGGGCTGGTCGGAGAATCCGGTTGCGGCAAGTCTTCCGCGGCCCGTGCGGTGATGCAATTGCCGCGCCCCACGGCAGGCAAGGTGCTGTTGGGCGATGTGGATCTGGTGAAACTCAAGGGCGCAGAGCTTCAGGCCGCTCGGCGGCGCTTCCAGATGATCTTCCAGGACCCCATCGCCTCGCTCAACCCGCGACAGACGGTGCGGCAGATACTGGCCAGCCCGCTGGAAATCGCAGGCGAACGCGAAACCGCGCAAGTGCGCGACGACCGCATCGTCGCCATCCTTGATCTGGTGGGGTTGAACGGCGCGCAGGCCCTGACGCGACGCCCGCACGAGTTTTCGGGCGGACAGTGCCAGCGCATTTCCATTGCCCGTGCGCTGATCATGCGCCCCGATCTTCTGGTCTGCGACGAGGCAGTCTCGGCGCTGGATGTATCGGTGCAGGCGCAAACCCTGAACCTGCTTGCCGAACTGAAACAGGCATTCGGGCTGACCATGCTGTTTATCAGCCACGACCTTGCCGTAGTGCGCCACGTATCGGACCGTGTTGCCGTCATGTACCTTGGCATGATGTGCGAGCTGTCGGATGCGACCGCACTGTACCAATCGCCGGCCCACCCCTACACCCGCGCCTTGATCGCATCGGTGCCCGACCCCGACCCGGACGCCCTGCGCACTTCGCCGCAACTGGTTCAGGGTGAACTGCCGTCGCCGATGGATCCGCCGTCCGGCTGCCGGTTCCGCACCCGCTGCCCGTTGGCATCGGCGAGATGCGCCGCCGAAATACCCGTGATGCGACAGGTCGCACCGGGGCAGCAGGTGGCCTGTCACCACCCGCTGATCTAA
- a CDS encoding flavin-containing monooxygenase, with protein sequence MAQPHYDVLVVGAGLSGIGVSRYIRKACPQKSLAILETKPRIGGTWDLFRYPGIRSDSDMHTMGYAFKPWTNAKAIADGGSILNYVRETAQENGLVEHIQFERKVISADYDSRSQRWTLQVDHNGQREVMTCGFLFSCAGYYRHDKGYLPEWDGYDDYKGTLVHPQFWPEDLDYAGKTVAIIGSGATAVTLTPAMAETAAHVYQVQRSPTYVMSRPAEDKFANTARKFLPERVAYAATRWRTILGGRKRRKAMAANLEGTRKLLIGGVAQGVGDGVDWKTHFVPRYMPGQQRICAVPDGDLFRVLRDKRATMVTGTINRFTETGIEMTDGTTIDADIIVTATGLVMQFLGGISVSVDGQDVDPAKLLIYKGFMYSNLPNLVYFTGYTNASWTLKVDLVAEFACRLLRFMDSKGHTQVVPVATDNDFSKISSALKFISGYVVRTAHLLPKHGASFPWVHEQDYMWDRKTLKRGRFDDGTLQFSNGQPVTFPPLQRKTSDDVEIAAE encoded by the coding sequence ATGGCGCAGCCGCATTATGATGTTCTGGTGGTGGGGGCCGGCCTGTCGGGGATCGGGGTGTCGCGATACATCCGCAAAGCCTGCCCGCAAAAAAGCCTCGCGATCCTGGAAACCAAGCCGCGGATTGGCGGCACATGGGATCTGTTCCGCTATCCGGGCATACGCTCGGACAGCGACATGCACACCATGGGCTATGCGTTCAAACCCTGGACCAACGCCAAGGCCATCGCCGACGGCGGCTCGATCCTGAATTACGTGCGCGAAACGGCGCAGGAAAACGGGTTGGTCGAACACATCCAGTTCGAGCGCAAGGTGATTTCTGCCGATTACGATTCCCGGTCCCAGCGGTGGACCTTGCAGGTCGATCATAACGGCCAGCGCGAGGTCATGACCTGCGGATTTCTGTTTTCCTGTGCGGGCTATTACCGCCACGACAAGGGCTATTTGCCCGAATGGGACGGCTATGACGACTACAAGGGCACCTTGGTGCATCCGCAGTTCTGGCCCGAAGATCTGGATTACGCCGGCAAGACCGTGGCCATCATCGGCTCGGGTGCAACCGCGGTCACGCTGACCCCTGCCATGGCCGAGACAGCAGCCCATGTCTATCAGGTCCAGCGGTCGCCGACCTATGTCATGTCGCGCCCCGCCGAAGACAAGTTTGCCAACACCGCGCGCAAGTTCCTGCCCGAACGGGTGGCCTACGCCGCAACCCGCTGGCGGACCATTCTGGGCGGGCGCAAGCGGCGCAAGGCGATGGCCGCGAACCTTGAAGGCACCCGCAAACTGCTGATCGGCGGCGTTGCACAGGGCGTGGGCGATGGCGTCGACTGGAAAACCCATTTCGTGCCGCGCTATATGCCGGGCCAGCAACGCATTTGCGCCGTGCCCGATGGCGACCTGTTCCGCGTGCTGCGCGACAAACGCGCCACGATGGTCACCGGAACGATCAACCGGTTCACCGAAACCGGGATCGAAATGACAGACGGCACCACCATTGACGCCGACATTATCGTCACGGCTACGGGGCTGGTGATGCAGTTTCTGGGCGGCATCTCGGTCAGCGTCGACGGGCAGGATGTCGATCCTGCCAAGCTGCTGATTTACAAGGGGTTCATGTATTCCAACCTGCCTAATCTGGTCTATTTCACCGGCTACACCAACGCGTCTTGGACGCTCAAGGTGGATCTGGTGGCAGAATTCGCCTGCCGCCTGCTGCGGTTCATGGACAGCAAGGGGCACACTCAAGTTGTGCCGGTGGCGACAGACAATGACTTTTCCAAAATAAGTTCAGCGCTCAAGTTCATCTCGGGCTACGTCGTGCGCACCGCGCATCTGCTGCCCAAACACGGCGCGTCGTTCCCGTGGGTGCATGAACAGGACTATATGTGGGACCGCAAGACGCTCAAGCGGGGCCGTTTTGACGACGGCACGTTACAGTTCTCAAACGGTCAGCCTGTCACGTTCCCGCCCTTGCAGCGCAAAACGTCCGACGACGTCGAGATCGCAGCCGAGTGA
- a CDS encoding ABC transporter permease — MVDTSVAENPSLRGAATSGPTDHATAIARHKKGHRLGLGFWLPGLWLVLVVVLAVLAPVLGLPLPDEIDWAALLQAPDANHPFGTDPLGRDLLSRVIYGARVSLTVGFAAPAIGVGLGLVLGLAAGFYRGWVDEIIGIAIDSWLAIPGLVVLLLFSVLFGGSLGMVCLSLGLLFIPSAARIARAATMNVAGRDFVLAARAQGASDLRIITREIFPNIIWPLIAFVLIDIPIAIVAEGALSFLGLSVQAPTASWGGIISEGREYLETAPHISLIPTAVMFLTVLSFNLVGDALRRRLSGARAGAI, encoded by the coding sequence ATGGTTGATACAAGCGTTGCCGAAAACCCGTCGCTGCGCGGCGCGGCCACCTCCGGCCCGACGGACCACGCCACCGCCATCGCGCGCCACAAAAAGGGGCACCGCCTTGGGCTTGGGTTCTGGCTGCCGGGGCTGTGGCTGGTGCTGGTTGTTGTTTTGGCCGTTCTGGCGCCGGTGCTTGGGTTACCTTTGCCCGACGAGATCGACTGGGCGGCGCTGTTGCAGGCCCCCGATGCGAACCATCCCTTTGGCACCGATCCGCTGGGCCGCGATTTGCTGTCGCGGGTCATCTATGGCGCGCGGGTGTCGCTGACAGTGGGGTTCGCGGCCCCCGCCATCGGTGTCGGCTTGGGGCTGGTCCTTGGCCTTGCCGCCGGGTTCTACCGCGGCTGGGTCGACGAGATCATCGGCATCGCCATCGATAGCTGGCTGGCGATACCCGGTCTGGTTGTGTTGCTTTTGTTCTCGGTGTTGTTCGGCGGCAGCCTTGGCATGGTTTGCCTGTCGCTGGGCCTGCTGTTCATCCCGTCGGCGGCGCGCATCGCGCGGGCGGCGACGATGAACGTGGCCGGCCGCGACTTTGTGCTGGCGGCGCGGGCACAGGGGGCGTCAGACCTGCGCATCATCACCCGCGAGATCTTCCCCAACATCATCTGGCCGCTGATCGCCTTTGTGCTGATCGACATCCCCATCGCGATCGTGGCCGAAGGCGCGCTCAGCTTTCTGGGCCTGTCGGTTCAGGCACCAACGGCCAGTTGGGGCGGCATTATCTCGGAAGGGCGCGAATATCTGGAAACCGCGCCCCACATCAGCCTGATCCCGACGGCGGTGATGTTTCTGACCGTGCTCAGCTTCAACCTTGTCGGTGATGCCTTGCGCCGGCGCCTGTCAGGCGCACGCGCCGGGGCAATTTGA
- a CDS encoding acyl-CoA dehydrogenase family protein has product MLKETVDKWLAANVTPLIVKHENECTFPFEILDELKDFGYLGGRIPEADGGFDLPFTTWGMLMESAGYCWGSLRTIVNITNGTIQKLSRYGTPEQKDRWLKPLLNNEIRTCTGLSEPNVGSNVRGIEARADFKGDHYVINGRKLWITNGINADICLVVARTYSPDCDGALSAFVVEKGTKGYAARRVSKMTLRPTGTSELEFDNVIVPVENRIGDEGSALSGTLAGLNTARVNIAMGAVGQAQAALDLSVEYAKTRKQFGKPIGSFQLIQKHIVDMTIRVKAARALAYTAAARLDAGEEAREDCSIAKLYATQVAFEVADMALQVHGGLGYATDYPIERIFRDTRGGMIPEGTSEIQTLIAGREILGLNAIT; this is encoded by the coding sequence ATGCTTAAAGAGACGGTGGACAAGTGGCTGGCGGCGAATGTGACGCCGCTGATTGTCAAACATGAGAACGAGTGCACCTTTCCATTCGAAATCCTCGACGAACTAAAGGATTTTGGCTATCTCGGCGGTCGCATACCCGAGGCCGACGGAGGTTTTGATCTGCCCTTCACCACGTGGGGTATGCTGATGGAAAGCGCCGGATACTGCTGGGGATCGCTTCGCACCATCGTCAACATCACCAACGGGACGATCCAGAAGCTGTCACGCTACGGCACGCCCGAGCAGAAGGATCGGTGGCTTAAGCCGCTGCTGAACAACGAAATCCGCACTTGTACAGGGTTGTCCGAGCCCAACGTCGGGTCGAACGTGCGCGGGATCGAGGCGCGGGCGGATTTCAAGGGCGACCATTATGTGATCAATGGCCGGAAGCTGTGGATCACCAATGGGATCAATGCCGACATTTGTCTGGTTGTGGCGAGGACCTATAGCCCGGATTGCGATGGTGCGCTTTCTGCCTTTGTGGTGGAAAAGGGCACCAAGGGGTACGCCGCCCGGCGTGTGTCCAAGATGACCCTGCGGCCGACAGGAACATCTGAGCTGGAGTTCGACAACGTCATAGTGCCGGTTGAAAACCGCATTGGTGACGAGGGTAGCGCGTTGTCCGGCACCCTTGCAGGGTTGAACACCGCGCGGGTCAATATTGCGATGGGCGCAGTTGGTCAGGCCCAGGCGGCGCTGGATTTGTCGGTGGAGTATGCGAAGACGCGCAAGCAATTCGGCAAGCCTATCGGATCGTTCCAACTGATTCAGAAGCACATCGTTGACATGACGATCCGTGTGAAAGCGGCGCGCGCGCTGGCCTATACTGCGGCCGCACGGTTGGACGCCGGGGAAGAGGCCCGTGAGGATTGCTCTATTGCCAAGCTCTACGCCACTCAGGTCGCGTTCGAGGTCGCCGACATGGCACTTCAAGTGCACGGGGGGCTTGGCTATGCGACGGACTACCCCATCGAGCGGATATTCCGTGACACACGCGGCGGGATGATCCCCGAGGGCACGTCAGAAATCCAAACCCTTATCGCAGGGCGCGAGATCCTTGGCCTGAACGCAATAACTTAA
- a CDS encoding alpha/beta fold hydrolase, which yields MPKSAANGVAIHYQVDGAAESKPILLLNGVGQQMTRWTDSFAMRLTALGYRVVRMDNRDVGLSDRPADASLPDLGALIRAKAGGAALEVPYQLDDMAADAAALLADFGIEKAHVAGVSMGGMIAQLVAINHPDRVLSLTSIMSTTGNPALPRATPAAQAVLSGQRISPLSNREAYLDQSVENARILGSPAYPEDADTLRAASAFDLDRAFRPDGFLRQYAAILAAGDRRDRLAKLDLPALVIHGADDPLVPVEAGRDTAASVPGARLLEIPGMGHNIPRALEVKIAEAIDALASGA from the coding sequence ATGCCCAAATCAGCAGCCAATGGCGTGGCCATTCACTATCAGGTAGACGGTGCAGCCGAAAGCAAACCGATTCTTCTTTTGAATGGTGTCGGGCAGCAAATGACCCGTTGGACCGACAGCTTTGCAATGCGGCTGACAGCCTTGGGTTACCGGGTGGTACGTATGGACAATCGCGATGTCGGCCTGTCGGACCGGCCCGCCGATGCGTCACTGCCGGATCTGGGGGCGCTGATCCGCGCCAAGGCGGGCGGCGCGGCGTTAGAGGTGCCCTATCAGCTGGATGATATGGCCGCAGACGCCGCCGCCCTGCTGGCGGATTTTGGCATTGAAAAGGCGCATGTCGCGGGCGTCTCGATGGGCGGGATGATCGCGCAGCTTGTCGCCATCAACCATCCCGACCGCGTGCTTAGCCTGACGTCGATCATGTCGACGACGGGCAACCCCGCCCTGCCCCGCGCCACCCCTGCGGCCCAAGCGGTGCTGTCGGGCCAGCGCATTTCGCCACTGTCGAACCGCGAGGCCTATCTGGACCAGTCGGTTGAAAACGCGCGCATTCTGGGCAGCCCGGCCTATCCCGAAGATGCAGACACATTGCGTGCGGCCAGCGCGTTTGATCTGGATCGGGCCTTTCGACCGGACGGGTTCTTGCGGCAATATGCGGCCATTCTTGCGGCGGGCGACCGACGCGACCGGCTGGCAAAGCTGGACCTGCCCGCATTGGTGATCCATGGAGCCGACGACCCGCTGGTGCCGGTCGAGGCGGGCCGCGACACTGCGGCCTCGGTCCCCGGCGCGCGGTTGCTGGAAATCCCCGGCATGGGTCACAACATTCCCCGCGCACTGGAGGTCAAGATTGCCGAAGCCATCGACGCGCTGGCCAGCGGCGCCTGA
- a CDS encoding SDR family NAD(P)-dependent oxidoreductase, with protein MTDITGKVAIITGAASGIGRAAVQMFADAGAAVIACDRDPGVSDVVAEITGGGGRAVAMEMDAGNDTDIKAAVDLAETEFGRLDIFFANAGISGGPALDFTDATPEQWAEVLRINLIGPFLAIKHAAPAMKRQGGGSIVVTASIAGLRAGSGPPAYSASKAGVINLVKSAAQGMAETNIRVNAICPGLIETGMTKRFYDMARATGNLDKMGILNPQRRGGTSAEVASVALFLSSDLASYVNGEAIVVDGGLTSANPHTKRDPEAVKAAMEALERQKAG; from the coding sequence ATGACGGACATTACAGGCAAGGTCGCCATCATCACCGGTGCTGCATCGGGCATCGGGCGCGCAGCGGTCCAGATGTTTGCCGACGCTGGCGCAGCAGTTATCGCGTGCGACCGTGATCCGGGTGTCAGTGACGTGGTGGCCGAAATCACCGGCGGGGGCGGTCGCGCCGTCGCTATGGAAATGGACGCGGGCAACGACACCGATATCAAGGCTGCCGTGGATTTGGCCGAAACCGAATTTGGACGCCTCGACATCTTTTTCGCCAACGCAGGCATCAGCGGCGGTCCGGCGCTCGACTTTACAGACGCGACGCCGGAACAATGGGCCGAGGTGCTGCGGATCAATCTGATTGGTCCGTTCCTGGCCATCAAACACGCCGCGCCCGCGATGAAACGCCAGGGGGGCGGCTCGATTGTTGTCACCGCGTCAATCGCCGGTCTGCGGGCAGGCTCGGGTCCACCCGCCTATTCCGCGTCTAAAGCGGGGGTGATCAATTTGGTCAAGAGCGCAGCGCAGGGGATGGCCGAGACAAACATCCGCGTAAACGCCATTTGCCCGGGACTGATCGAAACTGGAATGACCAAGCGGTTTTACGATATGGCGCGGGCCACTGGAAATCTGGACAAGATGGGCATCCTGAACCCGCAGCGACGGGGTGGTACCTCGGCAGAGGTGGCAAGTGTCGCGCTGTTTCTGTCTTCGGATTTGGCAAGCTATGTCAACGGCGAGGCGATCGTGGTTGACGGTGGTCTCACCTCGGCCAACCCCCACACCAAACGCGATCCCGAAGCGGTAAAGGCGGCGATGGAAGCGTTAGAGCGCCAGAAAGCCGGGTAG
- a CDS encoding TetR/AcrR family transcriptional regulator → MANWNGVVASREEVRELKRRATLRVAATIFNEKGYHATSMDDVAEEVGVTKTALYYYFKNKEQLLYECLKLSYDCGQTARIEAEASDGTAFERLCFLYRRFMILLMEQRGAYTTMSTIRALPEEAQRELLDRRRQLDRYSRMLIERAIAEGDLRAVNVRVTSNLFLGAMNWILRWHNEDDGMSPEEIADQFLDLFLNGIVSAKHEGSDPDAELL, encoded by the coding sequence ATGGCCAACTGGAACGGCGTCGTTGCCAGCCGCGAGGAAGTCCGGGAACTGAAGCGGCGCGCAACCCTGAGGGTGGCAGCAACCATCTTCAACGAAAAAGGTTACCACGCGACGTCGATGGATGATGTTGCGGAGGAGGTCGGCGTTACCAAAACGGCGCTGTACTATTACTTCAAGAACAAAGAGCAACTGCTCTATGAGTGCCTAAAGTTATCCTACGATTGCGGGCAGACCGCCCGGATCGAAGCCGAGGCCTCGGATGGAACAGCGTTCGAGCGGCTGTGCTTTCTGTACCGCCGCTTCATGATCTTGCTGATGGAGCAGCGCGGCGCTTACACGACCATGTCCACAATCCGCGCCCTGCCCGAAGAAGCGCAGCGCGAACTGCTGGATCGGCGTCGTCAACTGGACCGCTACTCGCGCATGCTAATCGAACGCGCAATTGCTGAAGGCGATCTGCGAGCGGTGAACGTGCGGGTCACTTCGAACCTGTTCCTTGGGGCGATGAACTGGATTCTGCGTTGGCATAACGAGGATGACGGAATGTCACCGGAAGAGATTGCTGACCAGTTTCTTGACCTGTTTCTCAACGGCATCGTCAGCGCCAAGCATGAAGGTTCTGACCCAGACGCGGAGCTCTTGTAG
- a CDS encoding TetR/AcrR family transcriptional regulator: MTDLAPPTSDVSARFQKKRDMILDAASDLINSRGLKGLTFVNVAEAVGLNTTSITYYFKRKDLLAAATLDRAIRRLDALAIEAAKAPDPRARVEMLFALYFELITRIRRQEAHPNTLLSELRAMKDPARGTLIALYQTMLGRVADYFGPADDPEVRARHLARAQVLLDIIHWARIWTPQYAVSDFPRVQAQLMALFEHGLAPAGVAWAPDILHPDTPPDDSGEVGREAYLRAATQLLNERGYRGSSVEAIAARLNLSKGSFYHHLEGKDDLVLECFTRSYERVSRTQELAIEADGSWWDRIASCIATLLEIQFDARFPLLRTIAMQALPPELRPDALRMSDHMAKRFSGMMFDGMTEGSVRHVDPFIASQCLLAALNAAIDFHQWAAARPSREVAIAVYAAPFVHGMFSHD; the protein is encoded by the coding sequence ATGACCGATCTTGCCCCACCCACGTCCGACGTTTCGGCGCGCTTTCAGAAAAAGCGCGACATGATCCTTGATGCGGCGTCTGACCTGATCAACAGTCGCGGGCTGAAGGGGCTGACCTTTGTCAATGTTGCCGAGGCCGTGGGACTGAACACAACGTCGATCACCTATTATTTCAAGCGCAAGGACCTGCTGGCCGCGGCCACGCTGGACCGTGCCATCCGGCGGCTGGATGCGCTGGCCATCGAGGCCGCCAAGGCCCCCGATCCGCGCGCGCGTGTCGAGATGCTGTTTGCGCTGTATTTCGAACTGATCACCCGGATACGCCGCCAAGAGGCGCACCCGAATACCTTGCTGTCCGAGTTGCGGGCGATGAAAGACCCGGCGCGGGGCACGTTGATTGCCCTGTACCAGACGATGCTGGGACGGGTTGCGGATTATTTCGGCCCTGCCGACGATCCCGAAGTGCGGGCCCGGCATCTGGCGCGGGCGCAGGTGCTGCTGGATATCATCCACTGGGCGCGGATCTGGACGCCGCAATATGCGGTGTCGGATTTTCCGCGTGTGCAGGCGCAACTGATGGCGCTGTTCGAGCACGGGCTTGCCCCCGCGGGTGTCGCATGGGCGCCGGACATCCTGCACCCTGACACGCCGCCCGATGACAGCGGCGAGGTGGGGCGCGAAGCCTATCTGCGCGCGGCCACCCAACTGCTGAACGAACGCGGGTATCGCGGGTCGTCCGTCGAAGCGATTGCGGCGCGGCTGAACCTGTCCAAGGGCAGTTTTTATCATCACCTTGAAGGCAAGGACGATCTGGTGCTGGAGTGTTTTACGCGCAGCTATGAACGGGTGTCGCGCACGCAAGAGCTGGCCATCGAGGCGGATGGCAGCTGGTGGGATCGCATCGCGTCGTGCATCGCCACGCTGTTGGAGATACAGTTCGACGCCCGCTTCCCCTTGCTGCGCACCATCGCGATGCAGGCGCTGCCGCCAGAGTTGCGGCCCGACGCGCTGCGGATGTCGGACCATATGGCCAAACGGTTTTCCGGCATGATGTTCGACGGCATGACCGAAGGGTCGGTCCGCCATGTCGATCCGTTCATTGCCAGCCAGTGCCTTTTGGCCGCGTTGAACGCGGCCATCGACTTTCACCAATGGGCCGCCGCCCGCCCGTCGCGCGAGGTGGCGATTGCCGTTTATGCAGCGCCCTTTGTCCACGGGATGTTCAGCCACGACTGA